From Streptomyces zhihengii, the proteins below share one genomic window:
- a CDS encoding serine hydrolase domain-containing protein — MTTRRNRTRLSALVGAVCAMTMTLTAHGGTAHARTEDHAATLAALRTLQASAGPGAAVHAGADGADWTLSVGTGTYGADRPIQEDEHFLVGSQTKTFTATVLLQLVDEGRIALDAPVETYLPGLVTGNGHDGTRITVRHLLQHTSGIAAYSPGVPWVVTVQPPRNADGTYDPREVVRTGLSFAPVSAPGASFTYSNTNYVILGLLVEAVTGAPAREAIRSRVIEPLGLSSTSFPAPGDRALPAPAVTGYHGARLGGFYIWTPAKVLDPSLYGTAGAMVSTLEDVTAFYRSLLGGELVSPQSLAEMKDVPASRVGLGLSSRQLSCGVTAWGHSGGMPGYLSYTLVTEDGRHASAVTNTLFQFGAPSSQMIALMDTALCED; from the coding sequence ATGACCACCCGCCGCAACAGAACCAGGCTCTCCGCCCTCGTCGGCGCGGTGTGCGCGATGACGATGACGCTGACGGCGCACGGCGGCACGGCGCACGCCCGGACCGAGGACCACGCCGCGACGCTCGCGGCACTCCGGACGCTCCAGGCCTCCGCCGGCCCGGGAGCCGCCGTGCACGCCGGTGCGGACGGCGCCGACTGGACCCTGTCCGTCGGCACCGGCACGTACGGCGCCGACCGGCCGATCCAGGAGGACGAGCACTTCCTCGTCGGCAGCCAGACGAAGACCTTCACCGCCACCGTGCTGCTGCAACTCGTCGACGAGGGCAGGATCGCCCTGGACGCACCCGTCGAGACGTACCTGCCCGGCCTCGTCACCGGCAACGGCCACGACGGCACCCGGATCACCGTGCGGCACCTCCTCCAGCACACCAGCGGCATCGCGGCGTACAGCCCGGGCGTCCCGTGGGTGGTGACGGTTCAGCCCCCGCGCAACGCCGACGGCACCTACGACCCGCGTGAAGTCGTGCGGACGGGGCTGAGCTTCGCGCCCGTCTCGGCGCCGGGGGCGAGCTTCACGTACTCCAACACCAACTACGTGATCCTCGGGCTGCTCGTCGAAGCGGTCACCGGAGCACCCGCGCGCGAGGCGATCCGGAGCCGCGTCATCGAGCCCCTGGGCCTCAGCAGCACCTCCTTCCCCGCCCCCGGGGACCGCGCGCTGCCGGCTCCGGCCGTCACCGGCTACCACGGAGCCCGGCTCGGCGGCTTCTACATCTGGACGCCCGCCAAGGTCCTCGACCCGTCCCTCTACGGCACCGCCGGAGCGATGGTGTCCACCCTGGAGGACGTGACGGCCTTCTACCGGTCGCTGCTCGGCGGTGAGCTCGTCTCCCCCCAGTCCCTGGCCGAGATGAAGGACGTCCCGGCCTCCCGCGTCGGCCTGGGGCTCTCCTCGCGTCAGTTGTCCTGCGGTGTCACCGCATGGGGCCACAGCGGCGGGATGCCGGGCTACCTGTCGTACACCCTGGTCACGGAGGACGGCCGGCACGCCTCCGCCGTCACCAACACGCTGTTCCAGTTCGGCGCCCCCAGCTCCCAGATGATCGCCCTCATGGACACGGCTCTCTGCGAGGACTGA
- a CDS encoding alpha/beta hydrolase: MSPPTSPARQQDRHHARHRARHHVRPRVRRAVATLAAAVAVLGAPAVQPAHAAAPQVPVFHDASGLTQVAGGSLVRRDTDFTLTVTSAEVAGPHRIRVFLPSGYAADPERRWPVTYFLHGGPGTVDDAAAVPALRSDDMITVVPDGGRKGWYADWVMQNTALGAANWETFHLQQVVPFIDANLRTVPERTHRAVAGLSMGGSGALHYAQARPDLFGHVAALSGGLDFGMAEVRAAVLATELNLPGVWCAVSSAAPGTCADYGPYVDSDAIFGSPYPVFGADRVWKAYDPAAPGNLSRLADTGITLYTGDNDLIEGYTARASHTVASRLDQLGIESRLVDYGDGASLAPTCNGGHTYACWAPAFADWVPRVTAAFEAASRRPGS; the protein is encoded by the coding sequence ATGAGTCCACCGACCTCCCCCGCCCGGCAGCAGGACCGGCATCACGCCCGGCACCGGGCCCGGCATCACGTCCGGCCGCGAGTCCGCCGAGCCGTGGCCACGCTCGCCGCGGCCGTCGCCGTGCTCGGTGCGCCGGCGGTGCAGCCGGCCCACGCCGCCGCGCCGCAGGTCCCCGTCTTCCACGACGCGTCCGGTCTCACCCAGGTCGCCGGCGGATCCCTGGTCCGCAGAGACACCGACTTCACCCTCACCGTCACCTCCGCGGAGGTCGCCGGCCCCCACCGGATCCGGGTGTTCCTGCCCTCCGGATACGCCGCGGACCCCGAACGGCGCTGGCCCGTCACCTACTTCCTGCACGGCGGTCCCGGCACCGTCGACGACGCGGCGGCGGTGCCCGCCCTGCGCTCCGACGACATGATCACCGTGGTGCCCGACGGCGGACGCAAGGGCTGGTACGCCGACTGGGTCATGCAGAACACCGCCCTGGGCGCCGCCAACTGGGAGACCTTCCACCTCCAGCAGGTCGTCCCGTTCATCGACGCCAACCTGCGCACCGTGCCGGAACGCACCCACCGCGCCGTCGCCGGGCTGTCCATGGGCGGCAGCGGCGCGCTGCACTACGCACAGGCGCGGCCCGACCTGTTCGGTCACGTGGCCGCCCTGTCCGGCGGACTGGACTTCGGCATGGCGGAGGTCCGCGCCGCGGTCCTGGCCACGGAGCTGAACCTGCCGGGGGTCTGGTGCGCCGTCAGTTCCGCCGCCCCCGGCACCTGCGCGGACTACGGCCCGTACGTCGACAGCGACGCGATCTTCGGCTCGCCCTACCCGGTCTTCGGCGCCGACCGGGTCTGGAAGGCGTACGACCCCGCCGCTCCCGGGAACCTGTCCCGCCTCGCCGACACCGGCATCACCCTCTACACCGGCGACAACGACCTCATCGAGGGATACACCGCCAGGGCCTCGCACACCGTCGCGTCGCGTCTGGACCAGCTCGGCATCGAGAGCCGCCTCGTCGACTACGGCGACGGCGCCTCCCTCGCGCCCACCTGCAACGGAGGCCACACCTACGCCTGCTGGGCGCCCGCCTTCGCGGACTGGGTGCCCCGCGTGACGGCGGCCTTCGAAGCCGCCTCCCGGCGGCCCGGGTCCTGA
- a CDS encoding DUF6000 family protein gives MRHAHEDPELHAVVRRFVTPGRRYLKLGGPLARMTEPERATFVRELGEDAAAITPRELTLLLEGGWRERKTAAWFIAVARRTEFRGLLGEMLLASEVGHAGTAYCVTLATFATTADADLLAAYLDHYLRRPDLYYDQPAALGALLHIDERLGTEQAARFTAPGGLWPQWIDGPPRKEHHTTPDNYRGAVGELCAFVDESARHLPGEER, from the coding sequence ATGCGCCACGCCCACGAGGACCCTGAGCTGCACGCCGTCGTCCGCCGCTTCGTCACGCCCGGCAGGCGCTACCTCAAACTGGGCGGCCCGCTGGCCCGCATGACCGAGCCCGAACGGGCCACGTTCGTCAGGGAGCTCGGCGAGGACGCCGCCGCCATCACGCCCCGCGAACTCACGCTCCTGCTCGAAGGCGGCTGGCGCGAACGCAAGACCGCGGCCTGGTTCATCGCCGTCGCCCGGAGAACGGAGTTCCGCGGACTCCTCGGCGAGATGCTGCTCGCCAGCGAAGTCGGCCACGCGGGCACGGCGTACTGCGTCACCCTCGCCACCTTCGCGACCACCGCCGACGCGGACCTGCTGGCGGCCTACCTCGATCACTACCTGCGGCGCCCCGACCTCTACTACGACCAGCCGGCCGCGCTGGGCGCGCTCCTCCACATCGACGAGCGACTCGGCACCGAGCAGGCGGCACGGTTCACGGCCCCCGGCGGCCTCTGGCCGCAGTGGATCGACGGCCCGCCCCGCAAGGAGCACCACACCACGCCGGACAACTACCGCGGGGCCGTCGGGGAGCTCTGCGCCTTCGTGGACGAGAGCGCCCGGCACCTCCCGGGCGAGGAACGATGA
- a CDS encoding cupin domain-containing protein — protein MTVRSPRESPRSSGRTAGPRTAGAAGSEDGRRIRGVWQITPGVVTDTEADELFVVLSGSATIEVEGGTAFTVGPGDMAVLRAGDRTTWTVHETLRKVYAITTPVEDS, from the coding sequence ATGACGGTCCGCTCCCCTCGCGAGAGTCCTCGGAGCAGCGGGCGGACGGCCGGGCCCCGTACGGCCGGAGCGGCCGGCTCCGAGGACGGTCGCCGGATCAGGGGCGTCTGGCAGATCACCCCGGGGGTCGTCACCGACACCGAGGCCGACGAACTCTTCGTCGTCCTCAGCGGATCGGCGACCATCGAGGTGGAGGGCGGAACGGCGTTCACCGTCGGCCCCGGGGACATGGCCGTCCTGCGGGCGGGCGACCGCACGACGTGGACGGTCCACGAGACGCTGCGCAAGGTGTACGCGATCACCACCCCTGTCGAGGATTCGTGA
- a CDS encoding NUDIX hydrolase: MTTSSDEPLAADGRGNALISFARDGEATPPQDAPVSAALVALWRAGRVLMVFDRYRQSWELPGGSLEEGESPRRAAERELMEESGQRPGGRLRFVGWARFVLAPDRRVEHLALYAGSCTAPRAFEPTEEIAAVRWWDLREPLPGYVQPLDAYLAALAGTET; this comes from the coding sequence GTGACCACCTCCTCGGACGAACCGCTCGCGGCCGACGGCCGTGGCAACGCACTGATCTCGTTCGCACGGGACGGCGAGGCGACGCCACCGCAAGACGCCCCCGTGTCGGCGGCGTTGGTCGCGTTGTGGCGAGCAGGCCGCGTCCTCATGGTCTTCGACCGGTACCGCCAGTCCTGGGAGCTTCCCGGGGGAAGCCTGGAGGAGGGCGAATCCCCTCGCCGGGCTGCCGAACGCGAACTGATGGAGGAGAGCGGGCAGCGGCCCGGCGGGCGGCTGAGGTTCGTCGGCTGGGCGCGGTTCGTGCTGGCGCCCGACCGGCGGGTGGAACATCTCGCCCTGTACGCGGGGTCCTGCACCGCGCCCCGCGCCTTCGAGCCCACCGAAGAGATCGCGGCCGTGCGCTGGTGGGACCTCCGCGAGCCCCTTCCGGGGTATGTGCAGCCACTGGACGCCTACCTCGCCGCTCTCGCCGGCACGGAGACGTGA
- a CDS encoding spore germination protein GerW family protein → MSEDDEIRPAPAAGADATRTSADLLEHLADKLGARAGARAVFGEPVTAGGVTVIPVAEAAFGFGGGSGTGRDAKAARTGGGGGGGAGARPRGFIVIADGAAAYTPVRHPWADVVLPAAAFVTGLAAGRLLRSRTDRR, encoded by the coding sequence ATGAGCGAGGACGACGAGATCCGGCCTGCCCCGGCGGCAGGGGCCGACGCCACCCGGACCTCCGCTGACCTGTTGGAGCACCTGGCCGACAAGCTCGGCGCGCGGGCCGGCGCGCGGGCCGTGTTCGGTGAACCGGTCACCGCGGGCGGTGTCACCGTCATCCCCGTCGCCGAGGCGGCCTTCGGGTTCGGCGGCGGCTCCGGCACGGGCCGCGACGCCAAGGCGGCAAGGACCGGCGGCGGAGGCGGGGGCGGCGCGGGGGCCCGGCCCCGCGGCTTCATCGTCATCGCGGACGGAGCCGCTGCCTACACGCCCGTGAGGCATCCCTGGGCGGATGTCGTCCTGCCGGCGGCCGCCTTCGTGACGGGCCTGGCCGCCGGCCGGCTTCTCCGGAGCCGGACCGACCGGCGGTGA